GAGCGAAAACTGGGGTTAATTCTTAAATATCATGATATGAGCAATACAAGTTGCTTTACAGTGGCAATAGAACTGAAATGATGTTAGTTTTATACAACATGAGCAGTTAAGAGCACTCTGATGAATACTTACCCCAACTGATGTCACAAAATTGCAGACTGCACATTTCACAGACCTAGCGCCATACTGGTACATAAGCAGCATACGGCAGTTCCCGCAATTTACATGGGCGACCTGATTCGCTGAGACAGAAAATAAGGGAAACATTCATCACTTGCAACGTTTAGAATTAGTCAAGAATTCTTTATCtttctgaagtctgaactctgaacaacTGATAGAATTTCTCTGCTTGTGAGAGTTCACAACTTGATGAATGGGACTAAAATCTTTGTGCATTTTTCAGCAAAGGTTTGGCAGACTAAAATAGATGTATGAGATATTCATCCAACTTCTGTGATTCTAGGATATCCCTGTCAAACTTTTCAGATTTCTGAATAATAATCTATTTTAGTGAATAGGACTTCGAGATAGGCCAAATCTGTGATGTTAAAGTGTTATTGGCTGATTGCAAGAGTTTCCGACCACAGAATATATTCTTTTCAGAAGAAGGATTTTGCAAACAGGTACCAGAGACACGGAATATACTTGTTGcaactgaggaagaggagaaatatATAGTAGTTTCATTGGTGTACTACTACTACCTTCCATAGCCAGGTTAACAGTGTGGCAGCAAGAACATTGTACACTTGTCGCGCCACGTATGTACATTAGGAGAGTGTGGCATCCTCCGCAAACTAACTGTGCCATCTCAGTTCCTGCGCAAAATCCAGATGGCAAATTTACTCCACAAAAGATGTATTTGAGGCCAGCTGCCAAATGCTATTACTGCATCAGCAAATTTTCAGAAAACTGCAAAGCTTCAATGGGCAAAGGTTTCCCGTTTGATCTCCCTAAACTATCATGAAACCTGCAACTAGATCTCTGTACTGAATAAAACTTTCATCCCCTATGCTATACAGTTTGCAAGCTGCAAAATTTTATATACAGCAAATGACACTTCTTATCCTGATAAAAAGAACAGAACGAATGGGCAGTATGACAAAAAATCAGCACAAATGTAGCTCAATGTTCAGATGCTGCGTTACTCGCAGATTCATCAAACCAAAATGTTGAAGCGCGTACCCGGAGCCGGCACGGCGGTGACGGTGCTGCAAACTGCACAGCAGACAGACGTTGCACCAGCTGGATACATGAGAAGATTCCGGCACCCGGTGCAGACAAGCTGGCTTTGGGCCCCTGAAAATTGCAGGACAAATGACACTTCGGTATGTGAATTCACAGCTACCAAATAATCGAAATCTTTGTTTCAAAAAGGCCCCTTTCATGCATTGCAACATCCTAGTCAGCAGATAAACCTCTACAGTTCATTCCGGCAGTTATTTTTGGTTCCATAAGAATATAAGAAAATTCACAAAGCAGAAGGAACTGCTGCAAGTTCTGAACCAGGAATTGCAGGTTCTAGCTCAAATCAAGCAGCGTATCAACTGTATGGCATACATGCCTTGGTAAAAGAAATACCTTTTTTTTCTAACATTTCCTTGGTTATACCGAACAACATTTACATGCAAAGAGAAAATTATCTTCTGTATATCTGCAGTGGTAATTGGgggcaaaaaaaatttaccatTGGGGGGTGTGAATGGCACCGGAGGAGTTGGATACGGGGCAAGGGGAACCGGCATTGCCGTGCCGGCTGCCTTATCCGACGACGCTGCTCGTGGAGATC
The Panicum virgatum strain AP13 chromosome 6N, P.virgatum_v5, whole genome shotgun sequence genome window above contains:
- the LOC120677425 gene encoding protein LSD1 isoform X1; protein product: MPVPLAPYPTPPVPFTPPNGAQSQLVCTGCRNLLMYPAGATSVCCAVCSTVTAVPAPGTEMAQLVCGGCHTLLMYIRGATSVQCSCCHTVNLAMEGTNQVAHVNCGNCRMLLMYQYGARSVKCAVCNFVTSVGASPGAEQKPSS
- the LOC120677425 gene encoding protein LSD1 isoform X2; amino-acid sequence: MPVPLAPYPTPPVPFTPPNGAQSQLVCTGCRNLLMYPAGATSVCCAVCSTVTAVPAPGTEMAQLVCGGCHTLLMYIRGATSVQCSCCHTVNLAMEANQVAHVNCGNCRMLLMYQYGARSVKCAVCNFVTSVGASPGAEQKPSS